Proteins encoded together in one Cellulomonas gilvus ATCC 13127 window:
- a CDS encoding ArsR/SmtB family transcription factor: protein MPLRAHGVDRPLADVKADLFKALAHPVRVRTLELLVERDRQVAELLTELGLEASHLSQHLGVLRRAGVVTARRTGNAVHYALAQPAVADMLAAARAVLVDAAARRHDLLAEDPA, encoded by the coding sequence GTGCCCCTGCGCGCCCACGGCGTCGACCGCCCCCTGGCCGACGTCAAGGCCGACCTGTTCAAGGCCCTCGCCCACCCCGTGCGGGTCCGCACGCTCGAGCTGCTGGTCGAGCGCGACCGGCAGGTCGCCGAGCTGCTGACCGAGCTCGGGCTCGAGGCCTCTCACCTGTCCCAGCACCTCGGGGTGCTCCGCCGCGCCGGCGTGGTGACCGCACGCCGCACGGGCAACGCCGTGCACTACGCGCTGGCCCAGCCCGCGGTCGCGGACATGCTCGCGGCCGCGCGCGCCGTGCTCGTCGACGCCGCCGCCCGCCGGCACGACCTGCTCGCGGAGGACCCGGCATGA
- a CDS encoding SulP family inorganic anion transporter, with the protein MSTADPDGPAPRVTSAARAHPGALLVAARRRFTALAPRRDDYTGLARSWRRDLLAGLTVAIVALPLALGFGVSSGLGAAAGLVTAVVAGAVAAVLGGSHLQVSGPTGAMTVVLLPVVARFGPESVPVVAIMAGGIVVLAGVLGLGRLVAYIPWPVVEGFTVGIGVVIALQQVPLALGTPAAHGTNAALVAARTLTAVDWSAAVAPLALVALSVALLVVLPRVRRGLPASLVAVVVATLVAELAHLDVDRIGALPRSLPAPHVPVIDATTTSVLFSSALAVAALAALESLLSAHVADGMADDLPRTRPNRELVGQGLANVASGLFGGLPATGAIARTAVNVRSGARTRLAALSHAAVLAGVVYLAASWVGRIPLAALAAVLLVTAARMVDVSTAAAICRSGRSGATVFVATLVVTVVFDLVLAVEVGVAVAAVLALRAVARASGLHREDAPDEVVHADDERVLLHEHIAVYRIDGALFFADVRRFLDEIALVSDVRVVVLRLSSVSVLDTSGAHALAQIVADLQHRGIVVLLKGLRPQHRRVVESVGVLDVLAHEHHLFDDLDEALAHARSHVRRERATMGAAASPGTGPGPTKPEEP; encoded by the coding sequence ATGAGCACCGCGGACCCGGACGGACCGGCCCCGCGCGTCACCAGCGCGGCACGCGCGCACCCCGGCGCGCTGCTCGTCGCGGCCCGCCGCCGCTTCACCGCGCTGGCACCCCGGCGCGACGACTACACGGGCCTGGCCCGGTCCTGGCGGCGAGACCTGCTCGCGGGCCTGACGGTCGCGATCGTCGCCCTGCCGCTCGCGCTCGGCTTCGGCGTGTCGTCCGGGCTCGGCGCCGCGGCAGGCCTCGTGACGGCCGTCGTCGCGGGTGCGGTCGCGGCCGTGCTCGGCGGCTCCCACCTGCAGGTCAGCGGACCGACGGGCGCCATGACGGTGGTGCTGCTGCCCGTGGTCGCGCGGTTCGGCCCGGAGTCGGTGCCCGTCGTGGCGATCATGGCGGGCGGGATCGTCGTGCTTGCGGGCGTGCTGGGGCTGGGCAGGCTCGTCGCCTACATCCCGTGGCCCGTGGTCGAGGGGTTCACGGTCGGCATCGGCGTGGTCATCGCGCTCCAGCAGGTCCCGCTGGCCCTCGGCACGCCTGCCGCGCACGGCACCAACGCCGCGCTCGTCGCGGCCCGCACGCTGACGGCGGTCGACTGGTCCGCGGCCGTGGCGCCGCTCGCGCTCGTCGCGCTGTCGGTCGCCCTGCTGGTCGTGCTGCCGCGGGTCCGGCGCGGCCTGCCCGCCTCGCTCGTCGCGGTCGTCGTCGCGACGCTCGTCGCCGAGCTCGCGCACCTGGACGTGGACCGCATCGGCGCGCTGCCCCGCTCGCTGCCCGCGCCGCACGTGCCGGTGATCGACGCGACCACCACCAGCGTGCTCTTCTCGTCCGCGCTCGCCGTGGCGGCGCTCGCGGCGCTCGAGTCGCTGCTGTCCGCGCACGTGGCCGACGGCATGGCCGACGACCTGCCGCGCACGCGCCCCAACCGTGAGCTGGTGGGCCAGGGCCTGGCGAACGTCGCCTCGGGCCTGTTCGGCGGCCTGCCCGCGACGGGCGCGATCGCGCGCACCGCGGTCAACGTGCGCTCGGGCGCCCGGACCCGCCTCGCGGCGCTCAGCCACGCCGCGGTGCTGGCCGGCGTCGTGTACCTGGCCGCGTCGTGGGTGGGTCGCATCCCGCTCGCGGCCCTGGCCGCCGTGCTGCTCGTCACCGCGGCGCGCATGGTCGACGTGTCCACCGCCGCGGCCATCTGCCGCTCGGGCCGGTCCGGCGCGACCGTCTTCGTCGCGACGCTCGTCGTGACCGTGGTGTTCGACCTGGTGCTGGCCGTGGAGGTGGGCGTGGCGGTCGCCGCGGTGCTCGCGCTGCGCGCGGTCGCGCGTGCGAGCGGCCTGCACCGTGAGGACGCCCCCGACGAGGTGGTGCACGCCGACGACGAGCGCGTGCTGCTGCACGAGCACATCGCGGTGTACCGGATCGACGGTGCGCTGTTCTTCGCGGACGTGCGGCGGTTCCTCGACGAGATCGCGCTGGTCAGCGACGTGCGCGTGGTGGTGCTGCGCCTGTCCAGCGTGAGCGTGCTGGACACCAGCGGCGCGCACGCGCTCGCGCAGATCGTCGCGGACCTGCAGCACCGCGGGATCGTCGTGCTGCTCAAGGGGCTGCGGCCGCAGCACCGCCGCGTCGTGGAGTCGGTGGGTGTGCTCGACGTGCTCGCGCACGAGCACCACCTGTTCGACGACCTCGACGAGGCGCTCGCGCACGCCCGCTCGCACGTGCGCCGCGAGCGGGCCACGATGGGCGCTGCCGCCAGTCCGGGCACCGGCCCGGGCCCGACGAAGCCGGAGGAGCCGTGA
- a CDS encoding YbhB/YbcL family Raf kinase inhibitor-like protein, whose translation MTSIIRPVAPDPYGLLPQVPSFDVTSTDWTHGAPVPDVHTNTDAGRNVSPQVSWSGFPRETAGFAVSVFDPDAPGVAGWFHWTVLGLGSDVTSLASGAGSPDGAGLPAGAFQLRNDDATVGYIGCAPPPGDQVHRYFLAVHALDSADLGLSPDSPPGAVSCALVFHTLARGVLVGTYQR comes from the coding sequence GTGACCTCGATCATCCGTCCCGTCGCACCGGACCCGTACGGCCTGCTGCCTCAGGTCCCGTCGTTCGACGTCACCAGCACCGACTGGACGCACGGCGCGCCCGTGCCGGACGTGCACACCAACACCGACGCCGGCCGGAACGTGTCCCCTCAGGTCTCCTGGTCGGGCTTCCCGCGCGAGACGGCGGGCTTCGCGGTCAGCGTGTTCGACCCGGATGCGCCCGGCGTCGCGGGCTGGTTCCACTGGACCGTCCTGGGCCTGGGGTCGGACGTGACGTCGCTCGCATCCGGCGCGGGCTCACCCGACGGCGCCGGGCTGCCCGCGGGCGCGTTCCAGCTCCGCAACGACGACGCCACGGTCGGCTACATCGGCTGCGCACCTCCCCCGGGCGACCAGGTCCACCGCTACTTCCTGGCCGTGCACGCTCTCGACTCAGCGGACCTGGGGCTCTCGCCCGACTCCCCGCCCGGCGCGGTGAGCTGTGCTCTGGTGTTCCACACGCTGGCCCGCGGCGTGCTGGTCGGCACGTACCAGCGCTGA
- a CDS encoding YbaK/EbsC family protein encodes MTLGTLTWEPALDHLDLVASSTARALTAWAEHDDEVARAVLVTSIDPDLADTAALTAAFALPPSASVNCVLVAGRREGTERIAAAAVRATTRADVNNAVKRLLDVRKASFLPMDRATAESGMEYGGITPVGLPDGYRVLVDARVAEPDESGGLVVIGSGLRRSKIALPGTLLARLPGAEVVEGLALA; translated from the coding sequence GTGACGCTGGGGACGCTGACCTGGGAGCCCGCGCTCGACCACCTGGACCTGGTGGCCTCGAGCACCGCACGTGCGCTGACCGCCTGGGCGGAGCACGACGACGAGGTCGCGCGCGCCGTGCTCGTCACGTCGATCGACCCGGACCTCGCGGACACGGCCGCGCTCACCGCGGCGTTCGCGCTGCCGCCGTCCGCGTCGGTCAACTGCGTCCTGGTCGCGGGCCGGCGTGAGGGCACCGAACGCATCGCGGCCGCCGCGGTGCGCGCGACCACGCGCGCCGACGTCAACAACGCCGTCAAGCGCCTGCTCGACGTGCGCAAGGCATCCTTCCTGCCGATGGACCGCGCGACCGCCGAGTCGGGCATGGAGTACGGCGGCATCACGCCCGTCGGCCTGCCGGACGGCTACCGCGTCCTGGTCGACGCGCGCGTCGCGGAACCCGACGAGTCGGGTGGCCTGGTGGTGATCGGCAGCGGCCTGCGCCGGTCCAAGATCGCGCTCCCGGGCACCCTGCTGGCGCGTCTGCCCGGCGCGGAGGTCGTCGAGGGTCTCGCCCTGGCTTGA
- a CDS encoding TrmH family RNA methyltransferase: MARVPRLDLIPVTDPSDPRLADYVSLTDVALRSRHEPAKGLYIAESSTVLERALRAGHRPRSVLLAPRWVADLERMMQTVDDDAVVPLFVADEAVLEQITGFHVHRGALAAMHRPALPALSDVLAGARRVAVLEDVVDHTNVGAAFRSAAALGVDAVLVTPRCADPLYRRSVRVSMGTVFQVPWTRIDPWPGGVDALREAGFVTAALALSDDAITLDELVADPPERLAVVLGAEGDGLKDATIAACDLVVRIPMAGGVDSLNVAAAGAVAFWATRVG; encoded by the coding sequence ATGGCGCGCGTGCCGCGCCTCGACCTGATCCCCGTGACCGACCCGTCCGACCCGCGCCTGGCCGACTACGTCTCGCTGACCGACGTCGCGCTGCGCTCGCGGCACGAGCCCGCCAAGGGCCTCTACATCGCGGAGTCCTCGACGGTGCTGGAGCGCGCGCTGCGCGCCGGGCACCGCCCGCGCTCGGTGCTGCTGGCCCCCCGGTGGGTCGCGGACCTCGAGCGCATGATGCAGACGGTCGACGACGACGCCGTGGTGCCGCTCTTCGTGGCCGACGAGGCCGTGCTCGAGCAGATCACCGGCTTCCACGTGCACCGGGGTGCGCTGGCGGCGATGCACCGACCCGCGCTTCCCGCGCTGTCCGACGTCCTGGCCGGGGCGCGGCGCGTCGCGGTCCTCGAGGACGTGGTGGACCACACCAACGTCGGCGCCGCGTTCCGCTCGGCCGCCGCGCTCGGCGTCGACGCCGTGCTGGTCACGCCGCGCTGCGCTGACCCGCTCTACCGGCGGTCGGTGCGCGTCTCGATGGGCACGGTGTTCCAGGTGCCGTGGACGCGGATCGACCCGTGGCCCGGTGGGGTGGACGCGCTGCGCGAGGCCGGGTTCGTGACCGCGGCGCTCGCGCTGTCCGACGACGCGATCACGCTCGACGAGCTGGTCGCGGACCCGCCGGAGCGGCTCGCGGTGGTGCTCGGCGCCGAGGGCGACGGGCTGAAGGACGCGACGATCGCGGCGTGCGACCTCGTCGTGCGTATCCCCATGGCGGGCGGGGTCGACTCGCTCAACGTCGCGGCCGCGGGGGCCGTGGCGTTCTGGGCGACGCGGGTCGGCTGA
- a CDS encoding endo-1,4-beta-xylanase has protein sequence MSSSTGLAQRTVETVLTVHDAHGAPLADQDVTVAQTRHAFAFGCTGFDFVGLANHDGDDTPEPAFGGASPTGARRLEELWLDLFDTATLPFYWRGFEPEEGRPDTARLRAAARWFVERGVRVKGHPLMWHTLAPQWLLGRPLEEVERIQRERITRDVTDFVGLIDTWDAINEVVIMPVFTAEENAITPLARHKGRVETVRLAFETARAANPRATLLLNDFDMSPAYEHLVEDVLAAGIHVDALGLQSHMHQGWWGVDKTHRVLERFSRFGLPLHLTETTLVSGELMPKEIVDLNDHRVDSWPSTPQGEERQAAEIVAHYTLLAEHPAVKAITYWGLADEGAWLGAPAGLVRTDGTTKPAYDALRDLVRGQWWHAPTTMRTDGAGRVTVRGWRGDYQVHAGDRTATFAVTGSPAAVTLG, from the coding sequence ATGTCGAGCAGCACCGGCCTCGCCCAGCGCACCGTCGAGACGGTCCTGACCGTGCACGACGCCCACGGCGCACCGCTCGCCGACCAGGACGTCACGGTCGCCCAGACGCGGCACGCGTTCGCGTTCGGGTGCACGGGCTTCGACTTCGTCGGACTCGCCAACCACGACGGTGACGACACCCCCGAACCCGCGTTCGGGGGTGCGTCGCCCACCGGTGCACGCCGGCTCGAGGAACTGTGGCTGGACCTGTTCGACACCGCGACGCTGCCGTTCTACTGGCGCGGCTTCGAGCCCGAGGAGGGCCGCCCGGACACCGCGCGGCTGCGGGCCGCGGCCCGCTGGTTCGTCGAGCGCGGCGTGCGGGTCAAGGGGCATCCGCTGATGTGGCACACGCTCGCCCCGCAGTGGCTCCTGGGCCGCCCGCTCGAGGAGGTGGAGCGGATCCAGCGCGAGCGCATCACGCGTGACGTCACCGACTTCGTGGGGTTGATCGACACGTGGGACGCCATCAACGAGGTGGTGATCATGCCCGTGTTCACCGCCGAGGAGAACGCGATCACGCCCCTGGCCCGGCACAAGGGCCGCGTGGAGACCGTCCGGCTCGCGTTCGAGACGGCACGCGCCGCCAACCCGCGCGCGACGCTGCTGCTCAACGACTTCGACATGTCGCCGGCGTACGAGCACCTGGTCGAGGACGTGCTCGCCGCCGGGATCCACGTCGACGCGCTCGGGCTGCAGAGCCACATGCACCAGGGCTGGTGGGGCGTGGACAAGACGCACCGTGTGCTCGAGCGGTTCTCCCGGTTCGGCCTGCCGCTGCACCTGACCGAGACGACGCTCGTCTCCGGTGAGCTCATGCCGAAGGAGATCGTCGACCTCAACGACCACCGGGTCGACTCGTGGCCGTCGACGCCGCAGGGCGAGGAGCGGCAGGCGGCCGAGATCGTCGCGCACTACACGCTGCTCGCCGAGCACCCCGCGGTGAAGGCGATCACGTACTGGGGCCTGGCCGACGAGGGTGCGTGGCTGGGCGCGCCCGCGGGCCTGGTCCGTACCGACGGGACCACCAAGCCCGCGTACGACGCGCTGCGCGACCTGGTCCGGGGCCAGTGGTGGCACGCGCCCACGACGATGCGCACGGACGGCGCGGGCCGCGTGACCGTGCGCGGGTGGCGCGGCGACTACCAGGTGCACGCGGGGGACCGGACCGCGACGTTCGCCGTCACGGGATCGCCCGCGGCCGTCACGCTGGGCTGA
- a CDS encoding MFS transporter, whose translation MLERPPTSASSARGRRARSRPPARPEHARFTRGGVRERRPAPPAAPRAATGRSRGAASARPYPRAVRRDRLTLTFYGCFVTWGWLLYSFNPSVSLLADEFGITAAQAGLHGTAMAAGAVVAAGLTPRLVTRRGRRAALQVSLALVALGVLALVLAPSLAVSLPAMLVLSLGGNVAISSAQPGLALHHGPAASAAVTEANGVGSSVGLVGPLAVGASVAIGWGWRPAVAVTVLLAGATWWFTSRIRPGGAMTPAATPGTAAEAPTTSPAVPYEPPTAPDGVAPVLGSVEALAVAVVELHHPPVRHRTSPAGWFFLVAVIAAIALENATTYWSTDLVREQTGAGAGIATATTAGLLAGMSAVRFLVGPLSLRVRPALLLAGSFVVAILGWAVLWTASTPAVAVVGLVVAGFGYGAQYPLSIALLLATAPDAQDVAQSRATLAGGLAIGVAPFLLGALADAFGMHDAFLVVPVAAALGGVAALVGGRAARVR comes from the coding sequence GTGCTGGAGCGTCCGCCAACGTCGGCTTCATCGGCTCGGGGACGCCGGGCGCGCTCACGGCCACCTGCTCGGCCTGAGCACGCACGCTTCACGAGGGGCGGGGTGCGCGAACGGCGCCCCGCCCCTCCTGCTGCGCCGCGAGCCGCGACCGGCAGGTCCCGGGGTGCCGCGTCCGCGCGCCCGTATCCTCGTGCGGTGCGCCGCGACCGGCTGACCCTGACCTTCTACGGCTGCTTCGTGACGTGGGGGTGGCTCCTCTACAGCTTCAACCCGAGCGTGTCGCTGCTGGCCGACGAGTTCGGCATCACCGCCGCGCAGGCCGGTCTGCACGGCACGGCCATGGCCGCGGGTGCGGTGGTCGCCGCGGGGCTCACGCCCCGGCTCGTCACGCGGCGCGGCCGGCGGGCGGCCCTGCAGGTCTCGCTCGCACTCGTCGCGCTCGGGGTGCTCGCGCTGGTCCTGGCACCGTCGCTCGCGGTGAGCCTGCCCGCGATGCTGGTGCTGTCGCTGGGCGGCAACGTCGCGATCTCGTCGGCCCAGCCCGGGCTCGCGCTGCACCACGGTCCTGCCGCGTCGGCCGCGGTGACCGAGGCGAACGGCGTGGGGTCCAGCGTGGGGCTGGTCGGTCCGCTCGCCGTCGGCGCGAGCGTCGCGATCGGGTGGGGCTGGCGGCCCGCGGTCGCGGTCACGGTCCTGCTGGCGGGCGCGACGTGGTGGTTCACGTCCCGCATCCGCCCCGGCGGGGCGATGACACCCGCGGCGACGCCCGGGACGGCAGCGGAGGCGCCGACGACGAGCCCCGCGGTGCCGTACGAGCCCCCGACGGCGCCCGACGGCGTGGCCCCGGTGCTGGGCTCGGTCGAGGCGCTCGCGGTCGCGGTGGTCGAGCTGCACCATCCTCCCGTCCGGCACCGCACGAGCCCCGCGGGGTGGTTCTTCCTGGTGGCCGTGATCGCCGCGATCGCGCTCGAGAACGCGACGACGTACTGGTCCACGGACCTGGTGCGTGAGCAGACGGGTGCGGGCGCCGGGATCGCGACCGCGACGACGGCGGGGCTGCTCGCGGGCATGTCCGCGGTGCGCTTCCTCGTCGGCCCCTTGTCGCTGCGCGTGCGGCCCGCGCTGCTGCTGGCCGGCTCGTTCGTCGTCGCGATCCTGGGGTGGGCCGTGCTGTGGACCGCGAGCACGCCCGCGGTCGCGGTGGTCGGGCTCGTGGTCGCGGGGTTCGGCTACGGCGCGCAGTACCCGTTGTCCATCGCTCTGCTGCTCGCGACCGCGCCCGACGCGCAGGACGTCGCGCAGTCCCGCGCGACGCTTGCGGGCGGCCTGGCGATCGGTGTCGCGCCGTTCCTGCTGGGTGCGCTCGCGGACGCGTTCGGCATGCACGACGCGTTCCTGGTGGTGCCGGTCGCGGCCGCGCTCGGCGGCGTCGCGGCGCTGGTGGGCGGACGTGCCGCCCGAGTTCGATAA
- a CDS encoding lytic polysaccharide monooxygenase auxiliary activity family 9 protein: protein MRRSPDRTGPLRRLRRIALALPVAIVVALGVTTLAAPGASAHGSVTDPASRNYGCWLRWGSDHLNPEMADEDPMCWAAFQADPNTMWNWNGLFREGVAGNHEAAIPDGQLCSAGRTFDGRYGSLDTPGRWTTTSVPNSFTLTLTDSAKHGADYLKVYVSKPGYDPTTKALAWSDLELLKTTGRYPTTGLYQTDIDLPGRSGRAVLYTIWQASHLDQSYYLCSDIMIGGGTEPTTEPTSEPTTEPTTEPTTEPTSEPTSEPTSGPTSGPTTQPGGACTATVKVSSTWPGGYIGDVVVTAGSAPIRSWSVQVGGATISQIWGGTLSGSTISPAAWNASLGAGASANVGFIGSGTPGALTATCSA, encoded by the coding sequence ATGCGACGTTCTCCCGACCGGACAGGGCCGCTGCGGCGGCTGCGCCGGATCGCGCTCGCACTGCCCGTCGCGATCGTGGTCGCGCTCGGCGTCACGACGCTCGCGGCGCCCGGCGCGAGCGCGCACGGTTCGGTGACCGACCCCGCGAGCCGCAACTACGGCTGCTGGCTGCGGTGGGGCTCCGACCACCTCAACCCCGAGATGGCCGACGAAGACCCCATGTGCTGGGCGGCGTTCCAGGCCGACCCCAACACCATGTGGAACTGGAACGGCCTGTTCCGTGAGGGCGTCGCGGGCAACCACGAGGCTGCGATCCCGGACGGCCAGCTGTGCAGCGCCGGCCGAACTTTCGACGGCCGCTACGGCTCGCTCGACACGCCCGGACGGTGGACGACGACGAGCGTGCCGAACAGCTTCACGCTGACGCTCACCGACAGCGCGAAGCACGGCGCCGACTACCTCAAGGTCTACGTGAGCAAGCCGGGGTACGACCCGACGACCAAAGCGCTCGCGTGGTCGGACCTCGAGCTGCTGAAGACGACCGGTCGCTACCCGACCACGGGCCTGTACCAGACCGACATCGACCTCCCGGGGCGCAGCGGGCGCGCCGTGCTCTACACGATCTGGCAGGCCAGCCACCTCGACCAGTCGTACTACCTGTGCTCGGACATCATGATCGGCGGCGGCACCGAACCGACCACGGAGCCGACGAGCGAGCCCACCACCGAACCCACGACCGAGCCCACCACCGAGCCCACCTCGGAGCCCACCTCTGAGCCGACGAGCGGGCCGACGTCCGGTCCGACGACGCAGCCCGGCGGTGCGTGCACCGCGACCGTGAAGGTCTCCAGCACGTGGCCCGGCGGCTACATCGGCGACGTCGTGGTCACGGCGGGCTCCGCGCCCATCCGCTCGTGGTCCGTGCAGGTGGGCGGCGCGACGATCAGCCAGATCTGGGGCGGGACGCTGTCCGGGAGCACCATCAGCCCGGCGGCCTGGAACGCGTCGCTGGGTGCTGGAGCGTCCGCCAACGTCGGCTTCATCGGCTCGGGGACGCCGGGCGCGCTCACGGCCACCTGCTCGGCCTGA